A genomic stretch from Vulpes lagopus strain Blue_001 chromosome 11, ASM1834538v1, whole genome shotgun sequence includes:
- the LOC121471256 gene encoding gamma-secretase-activating protein isoform X5 — MDWKRQEKKWGGHSKTFTAALGSVDSLVTKGLTFLNLDYYVAVYLPGHFFHLLNIQHPDLICHSLFLTGNNEVVDMLPHSPLQSLSGSLVLDWCSGKLYRALLNQSYLLQFLWNTQLDCEKMAVLHCVLSCGRDPRFLEAKIIQWISENISTCHSFDLIQEFIIASSYWSIYPETSNIDKLLPYSSVLTWNTEIPGITLVTEEITLPFMKVHSFKGYWEKLNSNLEYVKCSKPCLLYNNSMVKREWHSLISEEKTGRRRSMVYVRNIFDNAMKVISNLEARNLEPRLTPLFQEEDYHQRLLIGLMVSELREHLLRHLQGIEKKKIEQMVLDYISKLLDLICQILETSWRTHHLHPWVLHFRRASAAEFTVFHIMTRILEATMSLFLPLPPGFHTLHTILGVHCLPLHNLLHYIDSGVLLLTETAVIRLMKDLDNSENNEKLKFSIIVRLPPHIGQKICRLWDHPMSSNIISRNHVKQLLLNYKKQPQSSMIDKSPGSVEFLPLNYFIEILTDIESSNQALYAFEGHDNVDAKFVEEAALKHTTMLLGL, encoded by the exons GGCACAGCAAGACCTTCACTGCTGCTCTTGGGAGTGTTGACTCACTTGTGACTAAGGGCCTTACTTTTCTCAACCTtg ATTATTATGTGGCTGTTTACTTACCTGGTCATTTCTTTCATCTGCTCAACATTCAGCATCCAGACCTGATCTGCCACAGTTTGTTTCTGACAG gaAACAATGAAGTGGTTGATATGCTACCTCATAGTCCTTTACAGTCACTCTCAGGGTCCCTGGTACTGGATTGGTGTTCTGGAAAGCTCTATAGGGCACTCCTCAACCAGTCCTATTTATTACAGTTCCTATGGAACACTCAGCTAGACTGTGAGAAGATGGCCGTGTTGCACTGTGTGCTCTCCTGTGGCCGAGACCCCCGGTTCCTGGAAGCCAAG attattcagtGGATTTCTGAGAACATTTCCACCTGCCATTCATTTGACCTCATTCAGGAATTTATAATTG CTTCTTCATATTGGAGCATATATCCAGAGACAAGTAACATAGATAAACTTTTGCCATATTCCTCAGTGCTCACTTGGAATACA GAAATTCCTGGAATAACCCTTGTGACAGAAGAGATCACATTGCCTTTCATGAAG GTCCACAGCTTTAAGGGCTACTGGGAAAAACTGAACTCCAACCTGGAATATGTTAAGTGCTCCAAACCATGCTTGCTCTATAACAACAGCATGGTCAAGAGAGAATGGCACAGCCTGATCTCAGAAGAG AAAACCGGAAGAAGAAGGTCCATGGTATATGTGAGGAATATTTTTGATAATGCAATGAA GGTGATTTCTAACCTAGAAGCAAGGAATTTGG aGCCAAGATTAACACCCCTCTTCCAGGAGGAAGACTATCACCAGAGGCTGCTTATAGGGCTG ATGGTGTCTGAGCTAAGAGAGCATCTCCTGAGACACCTACAGGgtatagaaaagaagaaaattgaacaGATGGTTCTGGACTACATTTCAAAACtg CTGGATCTCATTTGCCAAATACTAGAAACCAGCTGGAGGACACATCATCTTCACCCCTGGGTTCTCCACTT CAGGCGGGCCAGTGCTGCTGAATTTACAGTCTTTCACATCATGACCAGGATTCTGGAAGCTACCATGAGTTTGTTTTTACCTCTGCCTCCTG GTTTTCATACTCTGCACACGATCCTTGGCGTCCACTGTCTCCCTTTGCATAACCTGCTGCATTACATTGACAGTGGGGTGTTGCTGCTCACCGAAACAGCTGTCATACGGCTCATGAAAG ATCTGGACAATTCCGAGaacaatgaaaaactaaaattcagcATCATTGTGCGGCTTCCCCCG CATATTGGTCAGAAGATCTGTCGACTTTGGGATCATCCTATGAGTTCTAACATCATTTCGCGGAACCATGTGAAGCAACTGCTACTGAACTATAAGAAACAG CCTCAGAGTTCTATGATTGACAAGTCACCAGGCAGTGTGGAGTTTCTGCCTCTGAACTACTTCATTGAAATACTGACAGATATAGAATCTTCCAATCAAG cTCTGTATGCTTTTGAAGGACATGACAACGTGGATGCAAAATTTGTGGAGGAAGCAGCTCTGAAACACACCACAATGCTTTTAggcttataa
- the LOC121471256 gene encoding gamma-secretase-activating protein isoform X4, whose translation MDWKRQEKKWGGSLCVCYSPKFDSWEKITYSVFYFHKGHSKTFTAALGSVDSLVTKGLTFLNLDYYVAVYLPGHFFHLLNIQHPDLICHSLFLTGNNEVVDMLPHSPLQSLSGSLVLDWCSGKLYRALLNQSYLLQFLWNTQLDCEKMAVLHCVLSCGRDPRFLEAKIIQWISENISTCHSFDLIQEFIIASSYWSIYPETSNIDKLLPYSSVLTWNTEIPGITLVTEEITLPFMKVHSFKGYWEKLNSNLEYVKCSKPCLLYNNSMVKREWHSLISEEKTGRRRSMVYVRNIFDNAMKVISNLEARNLEPRLTPLFQEEDYHQRLLIGLMVSELREHLLRHLQGIEKKKIEQMVLDYISKLLDLICQILETSWRTHHLHPWVLHFRRASAAEFTVFHIMTRILEATMSLFLPLPPGFHTLHTILGVHCLPLHNLLHYIDSGVLLLTETAVIRLMKDLDNSENNEKLKFSIIVRLPPHIGQKICRLWDHPMSSNIISRNHVKQLLLNYKKQPQSSMIDKSPGSVEFLPLNYFIEILTDIESSNQALYAFEGHDNVDAKFVEEAALKHTTMLLGL comes from the exons GGCACAGCAAGACCTTCACTGCTGCTCTTGGGAGTGTTGACTCACTTGTGACTAAGGGCCTTACTTTTCTCAACCTtg ATTATTATGTGGCTGTTTACTTACCTGGTCATTTCTTTCATCTGCTCAACATTCAGCATCCAGACCTGATCTGCCACAGTTTGTTTCTGACAG gaAACAATGAAGTGGTTGATATGCTACCTCATAGTCCTTTACAGTCACTCTCAGGGTCCCTGGTACTGGATTGGTGTTCTGGAAAGCTCTATAGGGCACTCCTCAACCAGTCCTATTTATTACAGTTCCTATGGAACACTCAGCTAGACTGTGAGAAGATGGCCGTGTTGCACTGTGTGCTCTCCTGTGGCCGAGACCCCCGGTTCCTGGAAGCCAAG attattcagtGGATTTCTGAGAACATTTCCACCTGCCATTCATTTGACCTCATTCAGGAATTTATAATTG CTTCTTCATATTGGAGCATATATCCAGAGACAAGTAACATAGATAAACTTTTGCCATATTCCTCAGTGCTCACTTGGAATACA GAAATTCCTGGAATAACCCTTGTGACAGAAGAGATCACATTGCCTTTCATGAAG GTCCACAGCTTTAAGGGCTACTGGGAAAAACTGAACTCCAACCTGGAATATGTTAAGTGCTCCAAACCATGCTTGCTCTATAACAACAGCATGGTCAAGAGAGAATGGCACAGCCTGATCTCAGAAGAG AAAACCGGAAGAAGAAGGTCCATGGTATATGTGAGGAATATTTTTGATAATGCAATGAA GGTGATTTCTAACCTAGAAGCAAGGAATTTGG aGCCAAGATTAACACCCCTCTTCCAGGAGGAAGACTATCACCAGAGGCTGCTTATAGGGCTG ATGGTGTCTGAGCTAAGAGAGCATCTCCTGAGACACCTACAGGgtatagaaaagaagaaaattgaacaGATGGTTCTGGACTACATTTCAAAACtg CTGGATCTCATTTGCCAAATACTAGAAACCAGCTGGAGGACACATCATCTTCACCCCTGGGTTCTCCACTT CAGGCGGGCCAGTGCTGCTGAATTTACAGTCTTTCACATCATGACCAGGATTCTGGAAGCTACCATGAGTTTGTTTTTACCTCTGCCTCCTG GTTTTCATACTCTGCACACGATCCTTGGCGTCCACTGTCTCCCTTTGCATAACCTGCTGCATTACATTGACAGTGGGGTGTTGCTGCTCACCGAAACAGCTGTCATACGGCTCATGAAAG ATCTGGACAATTCCGAGaacaatgaaaaactaaaattcagcATCATTGTGCGGCTTCCCCCG CATATTGGTCAGAAGATCTGTCGACTTTGGGATCATCCTATGAGTTCTAACATCATTTCGCGGAACCATGTGAAGCAACTGCTACTGAACTATAAGAAACAG CCTCAGAGTTCTATGATTGACAAGTCACCAGGCAGTGTGGAGTTTCTGCCTCTGAACTACTTCATTGAAATACTGACAGATATAGAATCTTCCAATCAAG cTCTGTATGCTTTTGAAGGACATGACAACGTGGATGCAAAATTTGTGGAGGAAGCAGCTCTGAAACACACCACAATGCTTTTAggcttataa